In the genome of Neofelis nebulosa isolate mNeoNeb1 chromosome 8, mNeoNeb1.pri, whole genome shotgun sequence, one region contains:
- the TMEM121B gene encoding transmembrane protein 121B, with protein MHPALGNPRSVSSSSGSFPPPPAAARLQPLFLRGGSSRDRRGSGDSSTSTSTSRGGGGGRRGGGGGGGGGSRSPSSSTGAEREDDDESISISKPLVPATAAGLPGPPAQGGAPAADPAPAAFSSSAATSSSTSTPTSSCSMTAADFGGGAAAGAVGGPGGRSAGGAGGTGTGSGTSCCSCCCCCGRPTRSGRRSRRRGCAPSPGCRWGYQALSVVLLLAQGGLLDLYLIAVTDLYWCSWIATDLVVVVGWAIFFAKNSRGRRGGMASGAHNHHQHHHHAAPPLHLPASSAASAGAAAGAKARSGRGGAGGPGGGPGAVGSAGEFAFAYLAWLIYSIAFTPKVVLILGTSILDLIELRAPFGTTGFRITMALSVPLLYSLVRAISEAGAPPGSAGPLLLQPQQHRAAGCFLGTCLDLLDSFTLVELMLEGRVPLPAHLRYLLIAVYFLTLSSPVLWLYELNAAAAASSWGQASGPGSCSRLLRLLGGCLVDVPLLALRCLLVVSYQQPLSIFMLKNLFFLGCRGLEALEGCWDRGSRASPSRGRGGYGAPPSAPPPPPPPPPPQGVSQLGHCISENEGGAHGYVNTLAVASQN; from the coding sequence ATGCACCCAGCGCTCGGCAACCCCCGCTCGGTCTCGTCCTCGTCCGGCTCCTtcccgccgccccccgccgccgcccggctGCAGCCCCTTTTCCTCCGGGGGGGTTCCTCCCGCGACCGGAGAGGCTCGGGCGACAGCAGCACCAGCACCAGCACCAGCCGGGGGGGAGGCGGCGGCAGacgcggcgggggcggcggcggcggcggcggctcccgCTCCCCCAGCAGCAGCACCGGCGCCGAGCGAGAGGACGACGACGAGAGCATCAGCATCAGCAAGCCGCTGGTGCCAGCCACCGCCGCCGGGCTCCCGGGACCCCCGGCTCAGGGGGGCGCCCCAGCCGCCGACCCCGCGCCCGCCGCCTTCTCCTCCTCGGccgccacctcctcctccacctccacgcCCACCTCCTCCTGCAGCATGACAGCCGCGGACTTTGGCGGGGGCGCGGCGGCCGGGGCCGTCGGGGGCCCCGGGGGCCGCTCAGCTGGGGGCGCGGGCGGCACCGGGACAGGCAGCGGCACCTCCTGCTGCTCGTGTTGCTGCTGCTGCGGTCGCCCGACCCGGTCGGGCCGTAGGAGTCGACGCCGCGGCTGCGCCCCCAGCCCGGGGTGCCGCTGGGGCTACCAGGCGCTGTCCGTGGTGCTGCTGCTGGCGCAGGGCGGTCTGCTGGACCTGTACCTCATCGCCGTCACCGACCTGTACTGGTGCTCCTGGATCGCCACTgacctggtggtggtggtgggctgGGCCATTTTCTTCGCCAAGAACAGCCGGGGCCGTCGGGGCGGCATGGCGAGCGGCGCGCACaaccaccaccagcaccaccaccacgCCGCGCCGCCCCTGCACCTGCCCGCCTCCTCCGCAGCCTCCGCCGGGGCTGCGGCAGGGGCCAAGGCGCGCAGCGGCCGCGGGGGCGCTGGTGGCCCGGGGGGCGGCCCGGGGGCTGTCGGGTCAGCGGGCGAGTTCGCCTTTGCCTACCTGGCCTGGCTCATCTACTCCATCGCCTTCACGCCCAAGGTGGTGCTCATCCTGGGCACGTCCATCCTGGACCTCATAGAGCTGCGCGCGCCCTTCGGCACCACGGGCTTCCGCATCACCATGGCGCTGTCCGTGCCCTTGCTCTACAGCCTGGTGCGGGCCATCAGCGAGGCTGGCGCCCCCCCTGGCTCGGCGGGACCCCTACTCTTGCAGCCCCAGCAGCACCGAGCCGCCGGCTGCTTCCTGGGCACGTGTCTGGACCTGCTCGACAGCTTCACCTTGGTGGAGCTGATGCTGGAAGGCCGCGTGCCGCTACCCGCGCACCTGCGCTACCTGCTCATCGCCGTCTACTTCCTCACCCTCTCCTCGCCGGTGCTCTGGCTTTACGAGCTCAACGCCGCAGCGGCAGCTTCGTCCTGGGGCCAGGCTTCAGGGCCGGGCAGCTGTAGCCGCCTTCTGCGACTGCTGGGTGGCTGCCTGGTGGACGTGCCCTTGTTGGCGCTGCGCTGCCTCCTGGTGGTGAGCTACCAGCAGCCCCTCTCCATCTTCATGCTCAAGAACCTCTTCTTCCTAGGCTGCCGCGGCCTGGAAGCCTTAGAGGGCTGTTGGGACCGGGGGAGTCGGGCCTCCCCCAGTCGGGGGAGAGGGGGCTATGGCGCTCCGCCCTCTGCcccaccgccgccgccaccaccaccaccacctcaggGAGTCTCTCAGCTGGGCCACTGCATCTCGGAGAATGAGGGAGGAGCCCATGGCTATGTCAATACCCTGGCAGTGGCCTCCCAGAATTGA